One region of Alcanivorax sediminis genomic DNA includes:
- a CDS encoding anti-sigma factor family protein, whose protein sequence is MLKCKDVTEKADALVDGTPLSWRERTALRVHLLMCHHCRRYVRQLRALVSSLRIAEPSPVSDDHVDKVLNDLDRKP, encoded by the coding sequence GTGCTGAAATGCAAAGACGTGACCGAAAAGGCTGATGCCCTTGTGGATGGCACGCCGCTGAGCTGGCGTGAGCGCACCGCCCTGCGCGTTCACCTTTTGATGTGCCATCACTGCCGACGCTATGTGCGCCAGTTACGTGCGTTGGTCTCTTCCTTGCGTATCGCTGAGCCGAGCCCTGTCAGTGATGATCACGTGGACAAGGTCCTGAATGACCTGGACAGGAAGCCCTGA
- a CDS encoding RNA polymerase sigma factor, producing the protein MQLDGPDFIARLKQGDRAAFGQLVKHHHGYLLATARSLLSPADAEEAVQDAWISAHRAIGKFEGRSQLRTWLTRIVINQARMMLRKQGREIQFDPTDENDALAHRFREGGHWEHAPRQWDLGGPDALLTRDELRHCMAKCLDNMPENQRLVLELRDMQGMDFDAICNMLDISASNVRVLLHRARARLFELVDHFQETGEC; encoded by the coding sequence TTGCAGCTGGATGGACCGGATTTTATTGCACGACTGAAGCAGGGTGACCGAGCCGCCTTTGGCCAACTGGTCAAACACCATCATGGCTACCTGCTGGCCACCGCCCGCTCCCTGCTCTCCCCCGCTGATGCCGAAGAAGCGGTTCAGGACGCCTGGATCTCGGCCCATCGAGCCATCGGCAAGTTTGAGGGGCGCAGCCAGCTGCGCACCTGGCTAACCCGCATTGTCATCAATCAGGCGCGCATGATGCTCCGCAAGCAGGGGCGGGAAATCCAGTTTGACCCCACCGATGAAAACGATGCGCTGGCCCATCGCTTTCGCGAAGGCGGCCACTGGGAGCATGCCCCCCGGCAATGGGATCTGGGTGGACCGGATGCCCTGTTGACCCGGGATGAACTCCGTCACTGCATGGCCAAATGCCTGGACAACATGCCCGAGAACCAACGTCTGGTGCTGGAGCTGCGCGACATGCAAGGCATGGACTTCGACGCCATCTGTAACATGCTCGACATCAGTGCATCCAATGTTCGAGTGCTGTTACACCGGGCCCGAGCGCGGTTATTCGAGCTGGTGGATCATTTTCAGGAGACTGGCGAGTGCTGA
- a CDS encoding PilZ domain-containing protein, whose product MSERRRVNRIEFDGEATLIFQQDSFSVELQDLSVLGARVHSETPLALPDASPVSLNIVLDDTDIALTLPGRVKRQEGLDIGIMFEKPSVDDMQHLRRLVMLNEGDEGDDNPASLLSPEH is encoded by the coding sequence ATGAGCGAACGGCGCCGGGTCAACCGCATCGAATTTGACGGTGAGGCGACCCTGATTTTCCAGCAGGACAGTTTCAGCGTGGAACTGCAGGATCTGTCTGTTCTTGGCGCCCGGGTACACAGCGAAACGCCGCTGGCCCTGCCCGATGCCTCTCCCGTCTCACTCAACATCGTCCTCGACGATACCGATATCGCCCTGACATTGCCTGGTCGCGTGAAGCGTCAGGAGGGCCTGGATATTGGCATCATGTTCGAGAAGCCATCCGTTGACGACATGCAGCACCTGCGTCGCCTGGTCATGCTGAATGAGGGTGACGAAGGAGATGACAACCCGGCCAGTTTGTTAAGCCCGGAGCACTGA
- the ettA gene encoding energy-dependent translational throttle protein EttA, with protein MSQYIFTMDRVGKVVPPKKHILKDISLSFFPGAKIGVLGLNGSGKSTLLKIMAGVDKDFLGEARPQAGIKIGYLPQEPELDPEKNVREIVEEALSEILDAQKRLDEVYAAYADENADFDKLAAEQAKLEAIIETSDAHNLERKLEIAADALRLPPWEASVKHLSGGERRRVALCRLIMSAPDMLLLDEPTNHLDAESVAWLERFLHEFPGTVVAVTHDRYFLDNSCEWILELDRGEGIPWKGNYSSWLEQKEQRLEQEAKSESAHRKTVEKELEWVRQNPKGRRAKNKARVAAFEELASQEFQKRNETQELYIPPGERLGEQVFELNGVAKEFDHKLLYEDLSFTVPRGAIVGIIGPNGAGKTTLFRMLAGQETPDKGEITTGETVHMAYVDQSREDLDGKKTVWEEVSEGNDILRIGNYEVPSRAYLGRFNFKGGDQQKRVGELSGGERNRLHLAKLLKQGANVLLLDEPTNDLDVETLRALEEALLAFPGCAIVISHDRWFLDRVATHILSFEGDAKVEWFEGSYTEYEEYKRKQLGDEALQPKRMKYKRIDV; from the coding sequence ATGAGCCAGTACATCTTCACCATGGACCGGGTGGGCAAGGTTGTCCCGCCCAAAAAGCACATCCTGAAAGACATTTCCCTGTCCTTCTTTCCTGGCGCCAAGATCGGCGTACTGGGTCTGAATGGTTCCGGTAAATCCACCCTGCTCAAAATCATGGCCGGGGTAGACAAGGATTTCCTTGGTGAGGCGCGGCCCCAGGCTGGCATCAAGATCGGCTACCTGCCCCAGGAGCCGGAGCTGGACCCGGAGAAGAATGTCCGCGAAATCGTGGAAGAGGCCCTGTCCGAGATTCTGGATGCCCAGAAGCGACTGGACGAGGTGTACGCCGCCTACGCGGACGAAAACGCCGACTTCGACAAGCTGGCCGCCGAACAGGCCAAGCTGGAAGCCATCATTGAAACCAGCGACGCCCATAACCTGGAGCGCAAGCTGGAAATCGCCGCCGACGCCCTGCGTCTGCCGCCCTGGGAAGCCAGCGTCAAACACCTCTCCGGGGGTGAGCGCCGCCGGGTGGCCCTGTGCCGTCTGATCATGAGCGCGCCGGACATGCTGCTGCTGGACGAACCCACCAACCACCTGGATGCGGAATCCGTGGCCTGGCTGGAGCGATTCCTGCACGAATTCCCCGGCACCGTGGTGGCGGTGACCCACGACCGTTACTTCCTCGACAACTCCTGTGAGTGGATTCTGGAACTGGACCGCGGCGAAGGCATTCCGTGGAAAGGCAACTATTCCTCCTGGCTGGAGCAGAAAGAGCAGCGCCTGGAGCAGGAAGCCAAGAGCGAATCCGCCCACCGCAAGACGGTGGAAAAGGAACTGGAGTGGGTGCGTCAGAACCCGAAAGGCCGTCGCGCCAAGAACAAGGCCCGTGTGGCCGCGTTCGAGGAACTGGCCAGCCAGGAGTTCCAAAAGCGCAACGAAACCCAGGAACTGTACATCCCACCGGGTGAGCGTCTGGGTGAGCAGGTGTTCGAGCTGAATGGCGTGGCCAAGGAATTTGACCACAAGCTGCTCTACGAAGACCTGAGCTTCACCGTACCGCGCGGTGCCATCGTCGGCATCATCGGCCCCAACGGTGCGGGTAAGACGACCTTGTTCCGCATGCTGGCCGGGCAGGAAACGCCGGACAAGGGTGAGATCACCACCGGTGAGACCGTGCACATGGCCTACGTGGACCAGAGCCGCGAAGACCTGGATGGCAAGAAGACCGTGTGGGAAGAAGTGTCCGAAGGCAACGACATCCTGCGCATCGGCAACTACGAAGTCCCCAGCCGAGCCTACCTGGGCCGGTTCAACTTCAAGGGCGGCGACCAGCAGAAGCGGGTCGGCGAGCTGTCCGGGGGTGAGCGCAACCGTCTGCATCTGGCCAAACTGCTCAAGCAGGGCGCCAACGTACTGCTCCTCGATGAGCCCACCAACGATCTGGACGTGGAAACCCTGCGAGCGCTGGAAGAAGCGCTACTGGCCTTCCCGGGCTGTGCCATCGTGATTTCTCACGATCGCTGGTTCCTTGATCGTGTGGCTACGCATATTCTTTCTTTTGAAGGAGATGCTAAAGTAGAGTGGTTCGAAGGCTCCTATACCGAGTATGAGGAGTACAAGCGCAAGCAGCTGGGCGACGAGGCCCTTCAGCCCAAGCGCATGAAGTACAAACGGATCGACGTCTGA